A genome region from Bacteroidota bacterium includes the following:
- a CDS encoding pitrilysin family protein translates to MREHTFRRWGAGALLTATLLLPLAAHAQDLPYSKKTLSNGLDVIVVQNHMVPLATIELVARNGGFTEPPEYSGLSHLYEHMFFKANKTHPSQAAFLEGLESLGGSLGVSNAQTHQEHVNYFIVIPKKNLSGGLDFMSAAIRTPLFDTAEIRKERYVVLGEFDRNEAEPTFKLRYAMDSAVWSPALFSRKEQLGLRPTILSATPEMMRTIEHRFYIPNNMALVVAGDVNPEEVFKQAEKYFGPKLWPAGPPPFPTYNPPPFPPITKQLVVREAPNLPYTYINFVWHGPSLGKDNEDTYAADVFHTIINQANSRFQKDLVDKRLAYQVQSGYFSQKNVGPIEINAYVPIPATKKAISAIEDEIAAWNGQTYFTDDELTTAKRILEGDRLYETESASEFATSSLPLWWASAGLDYYVHYIENVKRVTRADIQRYLDRWIKGKNYVLGVATNQTSLDKLNLKAEEVLR, encoded by the coding sequence ATGCGAGAACATACATTCCGCAGATGGGGGGCTGGCGCGTTGCTGACTGCTACGCTACTCCTTCCGCTTGCCGCTCACGCCCAGGATCTTCCGTATTCTAAAAAGACACTTTCGAATGGGCTCGATGTGATCGTCGTCCAAAACCATATGGTACCGCTGGCGACAATCGAATTGGTCGCCCGCAATGGCGGCTTCACGGAACCACCCGAATACAGCGGACTTTCGCACTTGTATGAGCATATGTTCTTCAAGGCGAACAAGACTCATCCTTCGCAGGCGGCCTTCCTGGAAGGCCTCGAAAGTCTCGGCGGCTCCCTGGGAGTCAGCAACGCGCAGACCCATCAGGAGCACGTCAACTACTTCATCGTAATCCCAAAGAAGAATCTGTCCGGTGGTCTCGACTTTATGTCCGCTGCAATTCGGACACCGCTCTTCGATACCGCGGAGATTCGCAAAGAGCGTTATGTGGTGCTTGGCGAATTCGATCGGAATGAGGCCGAGCCCACCTTCAAGCTTCGATATGCAATGGATAGCGCCGTGTGGTCGCCCGCGCTTTTTTCTCGAAAGGAACAACTTGGACTTCGACCGACGATCCTCTCGGCAACGCCCGAAATGATGCGGACGATCGAACACCGCTTTTATATTCCCAACAACATGGCGCTGGTTGTTGCCGGCGATGTGAACCCGGAAGAAGTATTCAAGCAGGCGGAGAAGTATTTCGGACCAAAGCTGTGGCCAGCAGGTCCGCCACCGTTTCCGACCTATAATCCGCCACCATTTCCTCCGATCACCAAGCAACTGGTGGTTCGTGAGGCGCCGAACCTACCCTATACTTATATCAATTTCGTGTGGCACGGCCCGAGCCTCGGTAAGGACAATGAAGATACCTACGCGGCGGACGTCTTTCACACGATCATCAATCAAGCCAACAGCCGCTTCCAGAAGGATCTGGTCGATAAGCGATTGGCGTATCAAGTTCAAAGCGGTTATTTCTCTCAGAAGAACGTCGGGCCGATCGAGATCAACGCGTACGTGCCTATTCCTGCTACCAAAAAGGCGATCAGTGCTATCGAGGATGAGATCGCTGCCTGGAACGGTCAGACTTATTTTACTGACGATGAGTTGACAACCGCCAAGCGGATTCTCGAAGGTGACAGACTCTACGAGACGGAATCAGCCAGCGAGTTTGCCACCAGTTCGCTCCCGCTCTGGTGGGCATCGGCTGGTCTCGACTATTACGTCCACTACATCGAGAATGTAAAGCGCGTGACACGCGCGGACATCCAGCGGTATCTCGATCGATGGATCAAAGGCAAGAACTATGTGCTTGGAGTCGCTACAAATCAAACATCGCTCGATAAATTGAATCTTAAGGCCGAGGAGGTATTACGATGA
- a CDS encoding insulinase family protein, with the protein MKRTLIVFSAILLAATLHAQTPNDVQDFHSHGIHVILRSSKANQVVSAVLGIQGGLAYGETDNPAISGLTAAVLTESGSDKYPKEAYRDSLARLSTTIAGSGDLYHMGFTLQTIRPNFKSAWSIFNDLLLHPHFDTLESSKITEQTIKSIQSRETEPEAYSMFLADSLWWGASKLNHAASVSDVEKVSIPDYRAYRDHQFERSRMLLVVVGNVTRAELESQLAALETLPQGSFGWPKVEHITPVTGTFRFIPKPPEFPTTYLEMRAPSANVLDKDWWAERILYEILDKRLFDEVRTKRNLAYSPEIYANGNFSNFSTRIALQSVLPDSAAHVVFDEIRKTQTTLVPHDELEHSKEGRITTYFFATQKNLRQAQALYSDQVEFGDWRLFFQIVPNTEKVTAAEVKSAAQKYLHGLSFTLMGPEGKSSQGVYKFE; encoded by the coding sequence ATGAAACGGACACTCATAGTTTTTAGCGCGATTTTGCTTGCCGCAACTCTGCATGCCCAGACGCCAAATGACGTGCAGGATTTTCACAGCCACGGCATTCACGTGATCCTTCGCTCGTCCAAAGCGAATCAGGTTGTCAGCGCTGTGCTTGGCATTCAAGGGGGACTGGCCTACGGCGAAACCGATAATCCAGCCATTTCTGGCTTGACGGCGGCTGTGCTTACTGAAAGTGGCAGCGATAAATATCCCAAGGAAGCCTACCGAGATTCGCTTGCGCGGCTTTCGACTACAATCGCAGGCTCCGGCGATTTGTATCATATGGGCTTCACGTTGCAGACCATCCGGCCAAATTTCAAATCGGCCTGGAGCATTTTCAACGATCTCTTGCTCCATCCGCACTTTGACACCCTCGAATCCTCCAAGATCACCGAGCAGACGATCAAGTCGATCCAATCTCGGGAGACGGAACCTGAGGCCTATTCCATGTTCCTCGCGGATAGTCTCTGGTGGGGAGCCTCCAAGCTCAACCATGCTGCCAGTGTATCGGATGTCGAGAAGGTCTCCATTCCTGATTATCGGGCCTATCGCGACCATCAGTTCGAGCGTTCGCGCATGCTGCTCGTCGTGGTCGGTAACGTTACCCGTGCAGAACTTGAATCACAATTGGCGGCGCTCGAGACATTGCCGCAGGGTAGCTTCGGCTGGCCAAAAGTCGAACACATCACACCGGTCACCGGCACATTCCGGTTCATCCCAAAGCCACCCGAATTCCCAACGACGTACCTCGAGATGCGTGCGCCTTCAGCAAACGTGCTGGATAAGGATTGGTGGGCTGAGCGCATTTTGTACGAAATTCTCGATAAGCGGCTCTTCGATGAAGTCCGCACGAAGCGAAATCTGGCCTATTCGCCAGAAATATACGCGAATGGCAATTTCTCCAATTTCAGTACGCGTATCGCGCTTCAATCCGTGTTGCCGGATAGCGCTGCGCACGTCGTATTCGATGAAATTCGGAAGACCCAAACCACGCTTGTCCCGCATGATGAGCTCGAACACTCGAAGGAAGGCCGCATAACAACTTATTTCTTTGCGACGCAGAAGAATCTTCGTCAGGCCCAGGCGCTCTATAGCGATCAGGTAGAATTCGGCGACTGGCGCCTGTTCTTCCAAATTGTGCCGAATACGGAAAAGGTAACTGCCGCCGAAGTCAAGAGTGCCGCGCAGAAATATTTGCATGGTCTCTCCTTTACGCTGATGGGGCCAGAAGGCAAATCTTCCCAGGGAGTGTATAAGTTCGAATAG
- a CDS encoding DUF6252 family protein, with the protein MKIAAILAIVFIVGCKASTSPNGTTSTEGSMTATVNGSAWSTIGLPGAQTARATRDTSSGTVTVTGLNANLENLTNPSSITLILLRPSVGTVTLGTTGNEGIFAYGTVPKDGYISTSGSVSITKFDTVNRLISGNFNFTGTQILDTISKSVTVTNGSFLDVEWSK; encoded by the coding sequence ATGAAGATCGCCGCTATTCTTGCTATCGTTTTTATCGTTGGTTGCAAAGCTTCGACCAGTCCGAATGGGACGACCTCAACCGAAGGAAGCATGACCGCAACCGTTAATGGGTCGGCATGGTCAACGATTGGTTTGCCCGGGGCGCAAACCGCCCGCGCGACACGCGACACCAGCAGCGGCACCGTGACCGTGACAGGTCTCAACGCGAATCTCGAGAACCTGACGAACCCATCGAGCATCACGCTCATTCTGCTTCGTCCAAGTGTCGGTACCGTCACGCTCGGCACGACCGGAAACGAAGGCATCTTCGCCTACGGGACCGTGCCCAAGGATGGCTATATTTCGACATCGGGCTCGGTTTCGATCACGAAATTCGACACCGTAAATAGACTCATCAGCGGCAATTTCAATTTTACCGGGACTCAGATCTTGGACACGATCAGCAAATCCGTGACGGTGACGAATGGCTCGTTCCTCGATGTAGAGTGGTCGAAATAG
- the msrB gene encoding peptide-methionine (R)-S-oxide reductase MsrB yields the protein MPKIKKTEEEWRRELTPEQYRVMREKGTERPFTGKYETFWEEGVYKCGACGAPLFSSETKFDAGCGWPSFSAPEVAENIEEHTDRSLGMQRTEVTCSNCGAHLGHVFDDGPNPTGLRYCINSASLDFEKK from the coding sequence ATGCCGAAAATCAAGAAGACCGAAGAGGAATGGCGTCGCGAGTTGACTCCGGAACAATATCGTGTTATGCGGGAGAAGGGAACGGAGCGACCGTTTACAGGGAAATATGAGACGTTCTGGGAAGAAGGCGTTTACAAATGTGGCGCGTGCGGCGCTCCACTCTTTTCGAGCGAGACGAAATTCGATGCGGGCTGCGGCTGGCCAAGCTTCTCCGCACCCGAAGTAGCGGAAAATATCGAAGAGCATACTGATCGATCGCTTGGCATGCAGCGCACCGAGGTGACGTGCTCGAATTGCGGCGCGCACTTAGGCCACGTCTTCGATGACGGTCCGAACCCGACGGGATTGCGCTATTGCATCAACTCGGCGTCGCTCGACTTCGAGAAGAAGTGA
- the ligD gene encoding non-homologous end-joining DNA ligase, whose translation MSKTNKTDSVSDTEFFAEKSQRGDVTISVDGVDVPLTNLNKVYWPNEGYTKFDLLKYYYLISKTILPYLKDRPLILKRYPNGITGQMFYQHNLENAPEFVEIFETRESTGKLVHNPVANNLAALLYIVNLGTITQNPWFSRVQSISMPDYFAFDLDPGDNATFEQVKVVAREVKAVLEEFGLTGYPKTSGSSGIHIYVPIKPQYTYKQIVPFAKKLATIVAERNPKDATVRRMTADRKSTEVYVDYLQNIEGKSLAAAYAVREKPGAPVSAPITWSEITKKLSIEQFTMQNMPARLKKKGDLYSEVLTKRQSLTAAMKKAK comes from the coding sequence ATGTCAAAAACGAATAAGACTGACTCTGTTTCGGACACGGAGTTCTTCGCAGAGAAGAGTCAACGCGGTGATGTGACGATTTCTGTCGATGGCGTTGATGTCCCACTTACCAATCTCAACAAGGTTTACTGGCCGAATGAAGGCTATACGAAATTTGACTTGCTCAAGTATTATTATCTGATCTCGAAAACGATTCTGCCGTATCTGAAGGATCGTCCGCTCATCCTGAAGCGCTATCCGAATGGGATTACGGGACAGATGTTTTACCAGCACAACCTGGAAAATGCGCCGGAATTCGTCGAAATCTTCGAAACGCGCGAAAGCACGGGGAAGCTCGTGCATAATCCGGTTGCGAATAATCTCGCGGCACTACTCTACATTGTGAATCTTGGTACAATCACGCAAAATCCCTGGTTTTCGCGCGTTCAATCGATCTCAATGCCCGATTATTTTGCGTTCGATCTCGATCCAGGTGACAACGCAACGTTCGAACAAGTCAAAGTTGTGGCGCGGGAGGTGAAGGCCGTGCTCGAAGAATTTGGACTGACAGGTTATCCAAAGACATCGGGTTCGTCCGGCATTCACATCTATGTTCCGATCAAGCCGCAATACACCTATAAACAGATTGTCCCGTTTGCGAAGAAGCTCGCGACAATCGTGGCCGAACGGAATCCAAAAGATGCGACGGTCCGCCGTATGACGGCCGACCGGAAATCGACCGAAGTTTATGTCGATTACCTGCAGAACATCGAAGGTAAATCTCTCGCTGCCGCCTATGCCGTTCGCGAAAAGCCTGGGGCGCCCGTTTCTGCGCCGATTACCTGGAGTGAGATCACGAAGAAGCTCTCCATCGAGCAATTCACAATGCAGAACATGCCCGCCCGGCTGAAGAAAAAGGGCGATCTATATTCCGAAGTACTCACTAAGCGGCAAAGCTTGACAGCGGCAATGAAGAAGGCAAAATAA
- the ligD gene encoding non-homologous end-joining DNA ligase, which produces MIKGTAIAKTAGARKAARPQWIEPMKAVLVDAPFDRAGWMFEDKYDGIRTLCFILNGKVRLFSRNQKEMTIRYPELSEMPKWIAAKEAILDGEIIVLNKHGHASFQELQARFGLKNIDEIERLSKTQKIVLYVFDLLYLDGYDIMGATLLDRKTLLTKIVQERTIFQVAPHTLGDGLKRFHAAERKHLEGIMAKNGASHYEQRRSREWLKIKTTMRQEAIIVGYTKPQGSREYFGALHLGLYDGKQLVSVGKVGTGFDRARLKEIYDAMQPFRIDKAPFDREFRKSSRWRGRIEDIQWLKPKLVCEVKFSERTGEGSFRHPVFEGLRFDKKASECTFEQAQHV; this is translated from the coding sequence ATGATCAAGGGTACAGCGATCGCCAAGACTGCGGGGGCGCGCAAGGCCGCCAGGCCACAATGGATCGAGCCGATGAAGGCTGTCCTGGTGGATGCGCCATTCGATCGGGCCGGCTGGATGTTCGAAGACAAGTACGACGGCATCCGAACGCTCTGCTTTATTCTGAATGGCAAAGTGAGGTTGTTTTCGCGCAATCAGAAAGAGATGACGATTCGCTATCCCGAGCTTTCAGAGATGCCGAAGTGGATTGCGGCTAAGGAGGCAATTCTCGATGGCGAAATCATCGTGCTCAACAAACACGGCCATGCAAGCTTCCAGGAATTGCAGGCGCGGTTCGGACTGAAGAACATAGATGAGATCGAACGGCTGAGCAAGACGCAAAAGATCGTACTCTATGTGTTCGATCTCCTATATCTGGATGGATATGACATCATGGGTGCGACACTATTGGATCGCAAGACTTTGCTGACGAAGATCGTCCAGGAACGAACGATCTTCCAGGTTGCGCCACACACTTTGGGAGACGGCCTGAAGCGCTTTCATGCCGCCGAGCGTAAGCATCTCGAAGGTATCATGGCCAAGAACGGCGCAAGTCATTACGAACAACGCCGAAGCCGAGAATGGCTGAAGATCAAGACGACGATGCGACAGGAGGCGATCATCGTCGGCTATACAAAGCCGCAGGGCAGCCGAGAGTATTTCGGCGCGTTACACCTGGGACTCTATGATGGCAAGCAATTGGTCTCCGTCGGCAAAGTCGGCACGGGTTTCGATCGTGCACGACTGAAAGAGATCTATGACGCGATGCAGCCATTCAGGATTGACAAAGCACCATTCGATCGAGAATTCAGGAAGAGTTCGCGATGGCGCGGCCGCATCGAGGACATTCAGTGGCTGAAACCCAAATTGGTGTGTGAAGTGAAGTTCTCAGAACGCACTGGTGAAGGTAGCTTTCGGCATCCCGTCTTCGAGGGACTCCGGTTTGACAAGAAAGCAAGCGAATGCACGTTCGAACAGGCGCAGCATGTGTAG
- a CDS encoding DNA polymerase ligase N-terminal domain-containing protein: protein MPLNLYHKKRNFAKTSEPKGKKQASNKRRFLIHEHHATQLHFDFRMEMEGVLKSWAVPKGPSMNPNDKHLAVMVEDHPIEYGSFEGTIPEGEYGAGEVRIWDKGTYEPVGDTPVEEQIKEGKLTFILMGKKLKGEFHMVEMKGRGENNWLLFKHKDEYADPNWELDPILHYGSRTQAPGKKKNADIGEHALERLVEKSKTKSAAAASKPRARSTSRPSVKSTRDRKQPRGLKATVTKPHAR from the coding sequence ATGCCACTGAATCTCTACCATAAAAAGCGAAATTTCGCGAAGACTTCGGAGCCAAAGGGCAAAAAACAAGCTTCGAATAAACGCCGATTTCTCATCCACGAGCATCACGCGACACAGCTACACTTCGATTTCCGGATGGAGATGGAGGGCGTCCTGAAATCATGGGCTGTGCCGAAGGGTCCTTCCATGAATCCGAATGACAAGCACCTTGCTGTGATGGTCGAGGACCATCCGATCGAGTATGGCTCGTTCGAAGGCACCATACCGGAAGGCGAGTACGGCGCTGGCGAAGTTCGCATATGGGATAAGGGGACCTATGAACCGGTCGGTGATACTCCAGTCGAAGAACAGATCAAGGAGGGCAAACTCACGTTTATTCTGATGGGCAAAAAGCTCAAGGGTGAATTCCATATGGTTGAAATGAAGGGCCGCGGCGAGAATAACTGGCTGCTCTTCAAGCATAAGGACGAGTATGCAGATCCGAATTGGGAATTGGACCCTATCCTGCACTATGGCTCGCGTACTCAGGCACCTGGCAAAAAGAAGAACGCCGATATTGGTGAACATGCGCTCGAACGGTTGGTCGAAAAGTCTAAGACGAAGAGTGCAGCCGCGGCCTCTAAGCCTCGTGCGCGTAGTACATCAAGGCCCTCCGTGAAGAGCACACGTGACCGGAAGCAGCCCCGTGGCCTAAAGGCCACTGTTACGAAGCCGCATGCAAGATGA
- a CDS encoding T9SS type A sorting domain-containing protein, with protein sequence MKRIITILILASLSSAVRAQITISEADFLSLGTRGGTDFSSTDTTGVRALENLSGVAATWDFGGRAYTQSETAGTDLLPYPSGAALANDPDFTSATNVIKLVASDGTITWDFLKLDATGLWILGASQDSLGNQSKVLAYQPPLQQFAFPLTYGTTWQSSSSVVSPMLPPGATITQSSHARVDGYGTLIAGGVSSQTLRLREKDIMSTSASFGGFTFTQTDTTYNFSWITKGAYSASISADSALRPQGVSYSVASANSAVNQGAVLDDPLTLRLSINPASNTETQLSYSMKDAGPVEVALMDYLGRNVRMVVDGWAQAGQNIIPIDPKTLEPGTYFIHLMANGMNATQKLVITR encoded by the coding sequence ATGAAAAGAATCATCACAATTCTCATCCTTGCATCGCTTTCATCGGCGGTGAGGGCACAAATCACCATTTCCGAAGCCGACTTTCTCTCGCTCGGGACACGGGGAGGGACCGACTTCAGCTCTACGGATACGACCGGCGTACGCGCGCTCGAAAATCTGAGCGGAGTGGCCGCGACCTGGGATTTCGGCGGACGAGCATACACGCAAAGCGAAACCGCCGGGACCGACTTGCTACCATACCCCAGCGGTGCTGCCCTGGCCAACGATCCTGACTTCACTTCCGCGACGAATGTCATCAAGCTCGTTGCTTCCGATGGGACGATCACCTGGGACTTTCTCAAGCTCGATGCGACGGGTCTTTGGATCCTTGGCGCAAGTCAGGATAGTCTCGGAAATCAATCCAAGGTTCTGGCATATCAGCCTCCGCTGCAACAGTTTGCCTTTCCACTGACCTACGGCACGACGTGGCAATCTTCTTCATCGGTCGTGAGTCCTATGCTTCCACCCGGTGCAACGATAACGCAATCCAGCCACGCTCGCGTCGATGGATACGGTACCCTTATTGCCGGAGGAGTCAGCAGTCAAACCCTCCGTCTGCGGGAGAAGGACATCATGTCCACATCCGCGAGTTTCGGTGGGTTCACGTTTACCCAAACGGACACGACCTACAATTTCAGTTGGATCACGAAGGGCGCATATAGTGCCAGCATCTCCGCCGATTCAGCGTTGCGACCACAGGGCGTGAGCTATTCCGTGGCCAGCGCCAATTCTGCGGTGAACCAAGGCGCGGTATTGGATGATCCGCTGACGCTCCGCCTATCCATCAATCCTGCGTCGAACACGGAAACGCAGTTGTCCTATTCAATGAAGGACGCTGGCCCGGTCGAGGTAGCGCTCATGGATTATCTCGGGCGGAACGTGCGAATGGTGGTGGATGGCTGGGCGCAGGCTGGCCAGAACATCATACCGATCGATCCGAAGACGCTTGAGCCCGGCACGTACTTTATTCACCTCATGGCCAATGGAATGAACGCCACGCAAAAGCTGGTGATTACGAGATAG
- a CDS encoding hemolysin family protein: MTTLAEIFLVLILVFLNGFFVMAEYSAVKLRTSQLEDLLALGDRRAHAAKHVRDHIDSFLSATQVGITLASLALGWIGEPLMSLLIEPFFALFNISPGVLHSVSFGLGFLILTSIHIVFGEQIAKVLAINYEVEVALVAARPLVIYYRIFFPLIWGLNKMVDAVLNLFGLPKASEEGGHTREELRNVFLESARRGVVEREESTIMESLFEFGEKTVREIMVHRSEVVAIDLDMEPRQILRVIEDEGYSRLPVFRDSFDHIVGVLHVKDLFPVIGQLERLSVPSHEADKDFRALLERSIRPALFVSETQPISQLLLEFQKRRVHMGVVASEHGGVEGIVTLEDILEELVGEIRDESDTSEAPDVIEKDGAIYIDPTMTVAEFNQQFDSRLPTLEESGDYQTISGYVQKHAGRIPAIGDAITVNGLRFTVTRKVRHKLEQIKIEQLPVPSIDASPTIS, translated from the coding sequence ATGACCACGCTTGCTGAAATATTCCTTGTTCTCATTCTGGTTTTTCTGAATGGCTTCTTCGTAATGGCGGAGTATTCCGCGGTGAAGCTGCGCACATCTCAGCTCGAGGATCTGCTTGCGCTGGGCGATAGACGCGCCCACGCTGCGAAACATGTGCGCGATCATATCGACAGCTTTCTTTCGGCGACACAAGTCGGTATTACACTCGCGAGCCTCGCCCTCGGCTGGATTGGCGAGCCGCTTATGTCACTACTGATTGAACCATTCTTCGCGCTCTTTAATATTTCTCCTGGGGTGCTCCACTCCGTCAGCTTTGGCCTTGGTTTCCTTATACTGACCTCGATCCACATCGTCTTCGGCGAGCAGATCGCGAAGGTGCTGGCAATCAATTATGAGGTGGAAGTGGCGCTCGTGGCAGCGCGGCCACTGGTAATATACTATCGGATCTTCTTCCCTCTGATTTGGGGACTCAACAAAATGGTCGATGCCGTTCTCAACTTATTTGGTTTGCCAAAAGCTTCCGAAGAAGGCGGACACACGCGCGAAGAGTTGCGGAATGTTTTCCTCGAATCGGCCCGGCGTGGAGTTGTGGAACGCGAAGAATCAACGATCATGGAATCGCTCTTCGAGTTTGGCGAGAAAACCGTGCGAGAGATCATGGTCCATCGTTCGGAAGTTGTCGCCATCGATCTCGACATGGAGCCGCGCCAGATTTTGCGAGTGATCGAGGATGAAGGCTATTCGCGTTTGCCAGTCTTTCGCGATTCCTTCGACCACATCGTTGGCGTGTTGCACGTCAAGGACCTGTTCCCGGTCATCGGACAGCTTGAACGGCTGAGCGTGCCAAGCCACGAAGCCGATAAGGACTTTCGCGCGCTTCTGGAACGGTCCATCCGACCGGCTCTATTCGTAAGTGAAACGCAACCGATTTCACAACTTCTGCTCGAGTTTCAAAAGCGTCGCGTCCACATGGGTGTTGTCGCCAGCGAACACGGTGGCGTCGAGGGAATTGTCACACTCGAAGATATTCTGGAAGAACTCGTCGGCGAAATTCGGGACGAGTCCGACACCAGTGAAGCACCCGATGTAATCGAGAAAGATGGTGCGATCTATATCGATCCCACAATGACCGTCGCGGAATTCAACCAGCAATTCGATTCCCGGCTCCCGACGCTCGAAGAGAGTGGCGATTACCAGACCATTTCCGGTTACGTACAGAAGCATGCCGGTCGCATCCCCGCGATCGGTGATGCGATCACGGTGAACGGATTGCGTTTCACCGTGACCCGCAAAGTGCGGCACAAGCTCGAACAAATCAAGATCGAGCAGCTTCCTGTGCCTTCGATCGACGCTTCTCCTACTATCTCGTAA
- a CDS encoding adenylate kinase: MLARMDDYDTLQKVCVIGSSASGKTTFARALAARIGCEHIELDALYHDPNWTAVPWDVFRERAQARLASERWVCDGYYDNQAGHFDRADLIVWLDYPFRIVLSRVLRRTVRRVFIHEELWNGNRETLRKTFSRESIVVWVFQTYWKRRRQIPMRLSLCGTPVVRFRHPREASAWMRQIKSPSN, from the coding sequence ATGCTCGCTCGAATGGACGATTATGATACGCTCCAAAAAGTCTGTGTGATTGGCTCGTCAGCCAGCGGAAAGACGACCTTTGCGCGGGCGCTTGCCGCCCGAATAGGCTGCGAGCACATCGAGCTCGACGCATTGTACCACGATCCGAACTGGACGGCCGTGCCGTGGGACGTGTTTCGCGAGCGGGCCCAGGCACGACTCGCTAGCGAGCGATGGGTCTGCGATGGGTACTACGACAATCAGGCCGGACACTTCGATCGTGCCGATCTGATCGTCTGGCTTGACTATCCATTCCGCATTGTGCTTTCGCGCGTGTTGCGCCGGACCGTGCGGCGGGTGTTCATCCACGAGGAATTGTGGAACGGCAATCGCGAAACGCTCCGGAAGACGTTTTCCCGAGAGAGTATCGTCGTGTGGGTCTTCCAGACGTATTGGAAACGGCGGCGCCAGATTCCAATGCGATTGAGCCTCTGCGGTACGCCGGTCGTTCGGTTTCGGCATCCCCGCGAGGCAAGCGCCTGGATGCGACAAATAAAAAGCCCCTCGAATTGA
- a CDS encoding T9SS type A sorting domain-containing protein has protein sequence MNIRALVIAGLVFLGTSFTVRAQNYQIVRSVIAAGATPMSNGTYAVDGTIGQAVIGIAQSGVFTNYQGFWYTFRPTGGVKINYDANAEGFALEQNYPNPFNPSTTIKFSVPERTKVTIRVMNLLGEEVHSALVDEVKDPGTYSIEFSDADNLPSGTYIYRMDAGTFTASKRMVLLK, from the coding sequence ATGAACATTCGCGCATTAGTCATCGCAGGATTGGTATTTTTGGGGACGAGCTTTACCGTTCGTGCTCAGAATTATCAAATCGTGAGAAGCGTAATCGCGGCGGGTGCGACCCCGATGTCGAATGGCACGTACGCAGTAGATGGTACGATCGGCCAGGCGGTTATCGGGATTGCGCAGTCAGGCGTCTTCACAAACTATCAGGGGTTCTGGTATACATTCCGGCCCACTGGTGGCGTGAAGATCAACTATGACGCAAACGCCGAGGGTTTCGCGCTCGAGCAGAACTATCCGAATCCATTCAACCCGTCAACGACGATTAAATTCTCCGTTCCGGAGCGCACGAAGGTAACAATTCGTGTCATGAACCTCCTGGGCGAAGAAGTGCACTCGGCGTTAGTGGATGAAGTCAAGGATCCGGGTACATACTCGATCGAATTCAGCGACGCGGACAATCTACCCTCAGGGACATACATTTACCGCATGGATGCCGGTACCTTTACCGCCTCCAAGCGCATGGTGCTCCTGAAATGA
- a CDS encoding NUDIX domain-containing protein — MPHRKNMLPRVISAGGVVINRNGEILFCHPTSARWTQWSMPKGLVEPDEPIEKAALREVLEESGWKCRIIKRLETETEYRTARDGRSVMKTLVLFLMKPIAKTSEPDDEHDSFRWVPFEKVEKYASARELPLILEAIEIFRIQR, encoded by the coding sequence GTGCCCCATAGAAAGAATATGCTTCCGCGCGTGATTTCGGCAGGTGGCGTCGTAATAAACCGGAATGGCGAGATTCTTTTTTGCCATCCGACCAGCGCCCGGTGGACTCAATGGTCCATGCCGAAGGGGTTGGTCGAGCCGGACGAACCGATCGAGAAGGCCGCGTTGCGGGAAGTCCTCGAGGAATCCGGATGGAAGTGCCGGATCATCAAACGGCTGGAAACCGAGACTGAGTACCGCACTGCTCGCGATGGCCGAAGCGTGATGAAGACGCTCGTCCTCTTCCTCATGAAGCCGATCGCCAAGACTTCAGAGCCCGACGACGAACACGATTCATTCCGTTGGGTCCCGTTTGAGAAGGTGGAAAAATACGCCTCGGCACGGGAGCTTCCGCTCATTCTTGAAGCCATCGAGATTTTTCGTATTCAAAGGTGA